A single genomic interval of Pseudomonadota bacterium harbors:
- a CDS encoding PTS sugar transporter subunit IIA, with amino-acid sequence MLGIILVTHGKLGEALYETLTHIMGPQSHIAVLSVDSENSVADYPGKILSLIESVDQEKGVILLTDMFGGTPSNLAISALSCDRPLEVIAGVNLPLFIKLVEIRGNTSLEDAVLIAQEAGRKYIHSASSLLKN; translated from the coding sequence GTGCTCGGTATTATTCTTGTTACGCATGGAAAACTTGGGGAAGCTCTTTATGAGACACTTACGCATATTATGGGCCCCCAATCTCATATTGCTGTTTTATCTGTCGATTCAGAAAATTCAGTGGCAGACTATCCTGGCAAAATACTCTCGCTTATCGAGTCTGTGGATCAAGAGAAAGGTGTTATCCTTTTAACTGATATGTTTGGAGGCACTCCTTCAAATCTTGCTATTTCTGCTTTAAGCTGTGATAGGCCTCTTGAGGTCATTGCAGGTGTTAATTTACCACTTTTTATTAAGCTTGTGGAAATAAGAGGAAATACGTCTCTTGAAGATGCTGTTTTAATTGCCCAAGAAGCGGGACGTAAGTACATTCATAGTGCTTCATCTCTTTTAAAGAATTAA
- a CDS encoding HPr family phosphocarrier protein, with translation MNNQLFTQFVTESIEIKNQKGLHSRAAAKFVKVANAFKAETFVQKDDLIVSAHSIIDLLMLTAGKGTKLVLKSSGSEAREALKALKNLVLEKFQED, from the coding sequence ATGAATAATCAATTATTTACTCAGTTTGTAACAGAATCTATTGAAATTAAAAATCAAAAAGGGTTGCATTCGCGCGCAGCTGCAAAATTTGTAAAAGTTGCTAATGCATTTAAAGCAGAAACATTTGTTCAGAAAGATGATTTAATTGTTTCTGCACACTCAATTATAGATCTTTTAATGTTAACAGCGGGAAAAGGAACAAAGCTCGTTTTAAAAAGTTCTGGAAGCGAAGCACGAGAAGCTTTGAAGGCGCTTAAAAATCTTGTTCTTGAAAAATTTCAAGAAGATTAA